The genomic region TGCTTCAAGGGTTGCCCAATACGACACCGTAATACCTAAGCTCTCTCTAGCAGACTCAATGCCCAGAAAGCCGGGTTGCTCTGATGCCAATTCCACCATTCGTTCAGCCATTTCAGCGTACCCATTTTCACCCTCCGTGCGATGGCTGCTGAAGATCACCGCGTAGTATGGAGGTTCAGGTGTGTTGGCAATCTCTGACATAACTCCCTCTAGGCATTTAACGCCGCCAACACGCACAGCTTTGTAGTGGAGGCGTAGCCGCAACGTAAATGC from Halomonas sp. 7T harbors:
- a CDS encoding antibiotic biosynthesis monooxygenase family protein, giving the protein MSEIANTPEPPYYAVIFSSHRTEGENGYAEMAERMVELASEQPGFLGIESARESLGITVSYWATLEAITNWKKNAEHREAQRLGHQQWYSSFRVRVAKVEREYGI